A segment of the Erythrobacter sp. F6033 genome:
TGCACTGCTCCACTGGCTCCAGCGCTAAAGTGAACCATGCGGCCCGTCCGCCCAAAACGCGCGCTGAAAAACGGCAGGCCGCGTTCGCCAAGCCGCTGCAATGTCGTGAGCCGCTGCGCGACTTGATCAAAGCTCGACGCGAAGCGGCGTTGAAGAATGGTCACGTCATAGGCGGATTGCTCGCAAGCCCGCAAAAACCGCCGGTAAGGCATCAGCAGCGCCGCCGCAGCATAGTCCGTCACATGTTCATGGAAGAGCGCGCGCGCCTCATCGGCATCAAGCCGTGCTCCCGCTGTGATCGTCTCAATATGGTCGCGCAATTCCAAAGCCCCAACCTGACGCGCAATTTGAAATCTACGCGCTGCGCCGGGCAGCATCTCGGACAATTGTAACTGCCGGTTATGCAGGTCCAGACGGTGGACGATGCCCGGCATCACGTCAGCGGGCAGAATGCGTACGGACAATTGATGTTTCTCGCGCAAACGATCGGCAAGCGCCGCACCAGTGTCGGAACGCGACAGACGAAGTTCGTCCGCCATCGCTTCTGCTGCATCGTCCAAATCGGCGAAATGATTCTGCCAGCGTTCGACCGCTTCGCGCGCCTGTTTTGCGGGGTCTTCGCTTTGCTGTCCCCCCTCGCCTGCCGAATCATATAGCCGCGCGAAAGCGGCGGCGGCTTGCGGTGCGGCGGCGAGAAACTCCTGCAGCTCTTCGCGGTCTATGCCGAGATCGGCAAACCTTTTGTCAGACATGCGACGGACCAATCCGTCCAATCCACCAATCGCCTCATCTTCGCGCAACGTGCGCGGGTCAAAATCAAACCGCTCAATCACTTGCACAAGAACGCGCGCGGACAAGGGCCGCTGATTTCGCTCGATCAAATTGAGATAGCTTGGTGAAATGCCAAGGGACGCGGCCATTGCGGCCTGAGTGAGCCCTTCGCGTTTGCGCAAACGGCGCAGAGCGGGGCCAGCGAGGAGTGAGTTATCAGCCATACCCCTTCTGTAAATATATTTACAAGCTTACACAAGAATTACCTGATTTCGGCATATACAGACAAGAAAGTCTGTAAGTTTTCCTGTTATGCTGCGCTGCACCACTGCATAAAAAGGCCATCACCTCTCCCCACGAAGCAGGATACCTCTGATGACCTATCAAAACACCATCGCACAGATGCAAAACATCATCGAAGCCAACGGCCCAAGCTGGGGCGCAATCGACGCCGAAGCGACCGCTCGTATGGCGATCCAAAACCGTTTCCCGACCGGCCTCGACATTGCGAAATACACCGCAAAGATCATGCGCGCCGATATGGACGCCTATGATGCTGACCCGGCGGCCTACACTCAATCGCTCGGCTGCTGGCACGGATTTATCGCTCAGCAAAAGATGATTTCGATCAAGAAACACTTTGGCAGCACGAAACAGCGTTACCTCTACCTGTCGGGTTGGATGGTTGCCGCGCTTCGCAGCGAATTCGGCCCACTGCCGGATCAGTCGATGCATGAAAAGACCAGCGTTCCTGCGCTGATCGAAGAGCTCTACACCTTCCTGAAACAAGCCGATGCGCGCGAGCTTGGCGGTCTTTTCCGCGATCTCGACGCAGCGCGTGATGCTGGTGACGAGCTCAAGGCGAAAGACATCCAGAACCAGATCGACAATTATGAAACGCATGTCGTTCCGATCATTGCCGATATCGATGCCGGTTTCGGTAATGCCGAGGCAACATACCTGCTCGCCAAGAAGATGATTGAGGCGGGTGCCTGCGCTCTGCAGATCGAAAATCAGGTTTCGGACGAGAAACAATGCGGTCACCAAGACGGCAAAGTCACCGTCCCGCATGAAGATTTCGCACAGAAAATCCGCGCCTGTCGCCATGCATTCTTGGAAATGGGTGTCGAAGACGGCGTGATCGTTGCTCGCACAGACAGCCTTGGTGCTGGCCTTACCAAGCAGATTGCCTACACCAAAGAGCCGGGCGATCTGGGTGACCAGTACAACAGCTTCCTAGATTGCGATGAAGTCGATCCGGCCAACATTTCGAATGGCCAAGTCTTCATCAGCCGCGATGGCAAGCTCATGGCGCCAAAACGTCTTCCATCGAACCTGTTCCAGTTCCGCGCTGGCACCGGAGAAGACCGCTGCGTTCTGGATGGTATCACGTCGCTTCAGGCGGGCGCTGATTTGCTGTGGATCGAAACCGAGAAACCGCATGTCGAGCAGATCGCCGGCATGGTCGACCGGATCCGCGAAGTCGTCCCGAATGCAAAGCTGGTTTACAACAACTCGCCTTCGTTCAACTGGACACTCAATTTCCGCCAGCAAGTGTTTGATGCGATGGCAGAAGCGGGCAAAGATGTGTCAGCGTATGACCGCGACCGTTTGATGAGCGTCGATTACGATGCGACCGAGCTCGCGATTGAGGCCGATGAGAAAATCCGCACGTTCCAGGCTGATGCCGCGAAACGTGCCGGTATCTTCCACCACCTCATCACGCTGCCGACCTATCACACCGCTGCGCTCAGCACGGATAACCTTGCGAAGGAATATTTCGGCGACCAGGCGATGCTTGGCTACGTGAAGAACGTCCAACGCGAAGAAATCCGTCAGGGTATCGCCTGCGTGAAGCACCAGAACATGGCTGGCTCCGACATCGGGGACGATCACAAGGAATACTTCGCTGGCGAAGCAGCCCTGAAAGCGGGCGGCAAGGACAACACGATGAACCAGTTCGCCGCTGCTTAAACAGGCCTAGGCCAACCGTAGGGCCGGATATATGATCCGGCCTTGCGGGAACGTTCCTAGCCTTCCATTAGAATTGCCACCATCACCACATCCATGATTGGAAAAGGGAGAGACACAATGAGCGATATTGATACTCCAAAGACCGAACCATCGCGTGCTCGCGCGCTGCTTTCAACTGCGGACATGAAGCTTCTTCGCCGCGCGCTGGAAAGCCACGCTCGCGCCACCGAAGATCGCGATGAAATTGCCAAGATTAACGCCCTGCATCACCGCCTCGGCACATACGCGCCGTCGGCTGACTAACCAGCAGAGACGTTTCCCCGTTTCACAGTTCTCCTGGGGAGGAGAATACGGCCGTCGATCCGGAGCAATCCGGTTCGGCGGCCGTTCTTTATTTACTAATCCCTCAGCGAGTCTGATCGGAACCTTACTCGCTTGAGAACTGACACTAACTCAGACCTTTGGGCGATTGGAACGCTAATAACTGTAAACTGCGGCGATGCGTTGGCCTTCCCATCGGTCCACGCACTGCATGCATCTTCTTCGCATCCCGTCAGCCATAGGTTTCCGTCAATATTCGTTGCGCTTATCGACGAGGGAAGCGATGGATGATCACCTTCGTATATACCGATATGAACATCGCCGAACTTCGTACTATAAAAGTCGAAGTCGTTAGGTTTCGGAGACTGTGAGAGCCTACTGAACTGATCCCCATCCAGACAAATGTTGTGCGTACAAGACAATCGATCTTCAAAAGCGCACGATGAAACCAGAAGGCTAGCAAAACATATAGCTAATGCCACTCGCTGCACGACTTACCCACCCTTAGCGGGCATCAGATCGAGCGTTGCCGCAGTCAGCGCCTCTGTCGCGGTGGCTATCACCTTTTCCGCGTCTGGTGCCCAGAATGGTGAGTGCAGGGATGGCAGTTCCATTTCGCCAGCCTGCGCCTTTTCCCACTGATCCTGCGGCACGCCGCCCACCCAGAAGATGAGCGTTTTCACATTATCGGGATCCGCACGGCGGAACTGGCTGAAATCTTCTCCGCCCATCACAGGATCGGTTTCAAACACCCGGCCCGGAAAACGCGCGGTGAGCACTTCGGCAACATCCGCTGTCAGCTCCGGCGTGTTGTATGTCGCGGGAGTGTACGGGTCTTTGACCTCGACCACCGGCAGCAAATCGCCTGACAGGCCAGCAGCCATGGATTCCGCTTTGGCAATGCGTTCGATGCCTTCAAGCAGAGCCGTCCGTGTCTCGTCGCTATACGAACGGACTGTAAGTTGCAGCTTCGCTTCATCCGAGATGATGTTGTGCTTTGCGCCAGAGCGGAAACTGCCGACGGTCACCACTGCGGAATCAAGCGGGCTTATCTCCCGGCTGACCAGCGTTTGCAGGCGCATGACGATGCTGGATGCGATCACAATCGGATCTTTGGTCGTGTGCGGATAGGCGCCGTGCCCGCCCACGCCTTTTACCGTGATATCGACGCTATCGACATTGGCGAGAGCAAAGCCTGGTGTGTATCCAACAAAGCCAGCAGGGGCTGCCGCGGCATCGTGAAATGCAAGAACATAGTCCGGCTTTGGAAAACGTTCATACAAGCCATCTTCCAGCATCGCGACCGCGCCCAAACCCAATTCCTCGGCAGGCTGCAGGATCATCACCAGCGTGCCGGACCATTCGTCTTTGCGCTCCGCGAGGAGTTGCGCCGCGCCGACCCAAGCCGCCATGTGCGTATCGTGTCCGCAGGCATGCATGATGCCGCTTTCAACGCCGCTTTCAGGGACACCGCGCGCTTTGGAGGCGTATGGCAAACCGGTTTGCTCTTCGACCGGCAGACCGTCCATATCGGCGCGCAGCATCACAGTGGGACCATCGCCGTTTTTCATCACGGCAACGACACCGGTTTGGCCGACACCTTCGGTGACTTCAAAGCCTAGTTCCCGAGCGCGAGCGGCCAGTTTCTTGGCTGTGTTAAACTCCTGGAATGACAGTTCGGGATTGGTGTGCAGGTCTTTGTAGACCTCCATCAGCTCAGGCATATCCTCCATCAGCGCATCACGCAGTTCATCCGCCTGCGCAGGCGCCGCAAAGGCAAGCCCGCATACACCC
Coding sequences within it:
- a CDS encoding isocitrate lyase, encoding MTYQNTIAQMQNIIEANGPSWGAIDAEATARMAIQNRFPTGLDIAKYTAKIMRADMDAYDADPAAYTQSLGCWHGFIAQQKMISIKKHFGSTKQRYLYLSGWMVAALRSEFGPLPDQSMHEKTSVPALIEELYTFLKQADARELGGLFRDLDAARDAGDELKAKDIQNQIDNYETHVVPIIADIDAGFGNAEATYLLAKKMIEAGACALQIENQVSDEKQCGHQDGKVTVPHEDFAQKIRACRHAFLEMGVEDGVIVARTDSLGAGLTKQIAYTKEPGDLGDQYNSFLDCDEVDPANISNGQVFISRDGKLMAPKRLPSNLFQFRAGTGEDRCVLDGITSLQAGADLLWIETEKPHVEQIAGMVDRIREVVPNAKLVYNNSPSFNWTLNFRQQVFDAMAEAGKDVSAYDRDRLMSVDYDATELAIEADEKIRTFQADAAKRAGIFHHLITLPTYHTAALSTDNLAKEYFGDQAMLGYVKNVQREEIRQGIACVKHQNMAGSDIGDDHKEYFAGEAALKAGGKDNTMNQFAAA
- a CDS encoding amidohydrolase, with amino-acid sequence MRIGLALAGVCGLAFAAPAQADELRDALMEDMPELMEVYKDLHTNPELSFQEFNTAKKLAARARELGFEVTEGVGQTGVVAVMKNGDGPTVMLRADMDGLPVEEQTGLPYASKARGVPESGVESGIMHACGHDTHMAAWVGAAQLLAERKDEWSGTLVMILQPAEELGLGAVAMLEDGLYERFPKPDYVLAFHDAAAAPAGFVGYTPGFALANVDSVDITVKGVGGHGAYPHTTKDPIVIASSIVMRLQTLVSREISPLDSAVVTVGSFRSGAKHNIISDEAKLQLTVRSYSDETRTALLEGIERIAKAESMAAGLSGDLLPVVEVKDPYTPATYNTPELTADVAEVLTARFPGRVFETDPVMGGEDFSQFRRADPDNVKTLIFWVGGVPQDQWEKAQAGEMELPSLHSPFWAPDAEKVIATATEALTAATLDLMPAKGG
- a CDS encoding short-chain fatty acyl-CoA regulator family protein, whose product is MADNSLLAGPALRRLRKREGLTQAAMAASLGISPSYLNLIERNQRPLSARVLVQVIERFDFDPRTLREDEAIGGLDGLVRRMSDKRFADLGIDREELQEFLAAAPQAAAAFARLYDSAGEGGQQSEDPAKQAREAVERWQNHFADLDDAAEAMADELRLSRSDTGAALADRLREKHQLSVRILPADVMPGIVHRLDLHNRQLQLSEMLPGAARRFQIARQVGALELRDHIETITAGARLDADEARALFHEHVTDYAAAALLMPYRRFLRACEQSAYDVTILQRRFASSFDQVAQRLTTLQRLGERGLPFFSARFGRTGRMVHFSAGASGAVHPIDGARWPAWVPYAAFEARGSLLTQAVTFGEGEAVPKHWFTVARTVEFDGAACSARKSVVLGLEARFAGELAHARGVSLDPQDAVPLGVGCPRCGRADCLTPAPPRLALPNP